TATTCCAGTTGCACTCtatatttttgtgatttttctgttGTCGTTTTATTTGCTCTGTACAAGCATTTATCAACTCCTAgtttctttaaatttatattttcagtctATCATAATCTCATCTTAAAAATGCATATCAATCCAACCGAATTCTTCACAATCTCGCCGTCCTCTCTAAAGAAACTAATCCGCAACTACATTCCACCGGAGCTTCTTCCATCGGAATGGGACTGCGCGGACAAGAATCCGctgaaaaacgttcaaaactTGATTGGCTTGTCCAATGgaaagctgaaaatgtacGGATCAGCGGAAGAACTTCTTGACAGTCTGAACACCTTCCAGCGATTCCCGGGAAGTCATGAGTTGCTCGGTTTTGAGCTGGCAGAGACTTATAGTGTAAGTTATCTCTAGGTTGCTAGCGGCCACTACTACAGACTGAGATATATTCTCAACTATtctttaatttgatttttcagtccTCTCCGCAATACTTGAAGAGCATGAAGGGATCCACCTACGTCTACAAACACGACTATTTTGTCATTCTTCAAGGCATGATTCCTTATAGTCCGCTGAGAAGGTATGAGACCGAAGTTGCCATGGCAACTGTCGCCACGTATTTGAAGATTAGGGAATCCGTACTTAAAAGTGACTGCGAGCTTGTTCCACTTGCTCAAAGTGACCTGGAACGGATTAagaataatattcaaattgtGAATAATGTAAGTAGAATTAGTATTAAAAGCTTCATAactttatctttaaaaaaaaatttcagagcctAGTCAACTCCGCGTTCAACGATCTTTCacttttggaatttgagaATCATACGATTGACGAGCTATTTatcgcatttgaaaaattattcccAAGTTTTGAAGATGAAAGAGTCTATGATTCTTTGAAAGCAGTTCttcgaaaatttgtggaaaaatttccaatttgtgATAACGAGTTCAAGTACCGAACTTTCTTCTCTTGGAGCGGTCTAATGATTCTAGAAATGATGttgtttttggaagaaaactcTGCACTCGTCCTTCCAAGATCtcaaattgtgagttttttgttttacaaaattaaatttttttaaattaaaaaaaattataactttcAGACCGATCAGAAATGCGCTCCAATTGTCCGTATTTTTTCTGACAAGTCGAATAAGTTCATAATGGCTCGTGAGCTTCTCCGGGCGATGAAGCAAGAAAATATGAACGTTACGACATTTGAAGAAGAAGTTCTTGTGATGCCATGGCTATCAACATTTACCTATAAGCAAGTTGCGGATCGAGTTTCAAAAGAAGACCTGAAAACTATTGCAGAGTTCAACCTGttcgaagaatttttcaaatcaatcaatcaaTATTTCGACTCAAACAATGGAATTCATTTCATCGACTTGAAAGATGTCATGGAGATTGACGGAAGATGggaaaacttttataaaacattgaacatttctaatgaaaattcaaaggaAGTTCGCGATGTGAAGAAAACAGAATTCACGATTGAAGATCTTAAAGATGAGCTTTCATATTTAAAGATTGACGTCAGCTTCCCAGAAGCccacgaaaaatctgaaattgtgttGGAACAATTTTGTGCTCTTAAGAAAACGATAACGACACCTGATGTCTACGAAATCATTGAACACCTTTTGATTGGTTGCATTATTCGAAGAATTCCTGAAATGGAAAAGTTTATTCACAGTCAGCTTGCGTGCTCTCAAGTTTTGGGTTATCATTGCGAAACTTGCTTGGGAGCTAAGAAAGTGCATGTGTCAGATATGAAGCCAGTTGAAGTTCCGAAACCGGTGAAAATTCTAATAGAAAcaatgaaagttgaaaaaattgttttggaaacCGTTAttaaagttgaagaaaatcaaGAGCCTAAGCTTGCAAAAccaaagaaatcaaaaaagcaACAACCATCTGAAAAGCCAAttgcaaaaactgaagaaaaacaaTCCAACGCGTGTCCGAAATGCTTCAGAGCCAGTGAATACAACATTAAGCTCAGAGAAGATTGGAGattggagaaaattgaaacaaagcATCTCAGGAAATCATTGAAGCTATCTCAACAAGAATCCGAAgagaattctcaaaaaatttctgagaaaaatgaagaaattgaacatttaagAGCGTAAGTTTCTATGAAATATTTTGctgaaacaaatcaaaatttttgcagccAAGTACAAACAACTCAGCAAGAGCTGAATGAGACAATTCGACTCCAGATGAAGTAAGTTTAGTTTTTACAgaacaatataaaaaatatattaattttttcagacaaattctTGACCACCAAAACGCTCTAGTCAAAAAATCATTGCAAGTGATCGAGAGAGATGAGGAgattcaacttttgaaaggGTAAGTTTGTTTATTCTGAGGTgtctttttaataaaatgtttaatttacaGTCAGATTCAAGCTCAACAAAATGCTATtgctcaacaaaaaatttccattagAAATCTGGAGctggaaaatcgaaagttAATGCAAAAGAAGCCAACTCAAGCTGCAGAAACCATCCCTCAAAGATCAACAGAGGAGACGGAAAAAGTTCAGgctattttatttgaaatgctCAAAGCTCAAGCAGTTTTGGAAGTCGAAAGTCCAATGAACAAGATCACCAAAATGACctcaaaacttattgaaacttCACTGAACcgggaaaacaaaataattgcaaaacgagaatttatatattttgaacgACAAATCAGAGGATACACAAAGGAAGTGGAAAACCGGATTAAGATGATCAAGTCAAATCAGGATATCAGCAGTGACCAGATTCCGGAGCTCCGAGACTTTCCAACTTTCTCTGATGAGTTCTTGAAGGCCTATAAGGATACCTTCAAAGAGAATGCTCCACTCATTTGTGCTCAACTCCTGAAAACCTCCGACATGTAATTCTGGCCTACTGGATGACAACGAGTTCCCAGCCCTTTCATGATCATGTGTACATTTtgtgttcgttttttttaaattttaagttaataATTCGAATAAATTAAATAGGTAATAATTgttacaatttgaatttttgttgcaaaatgaagttcaatttttttttaatttttagtttgagCACAAGGGTACATGTAGTCTGCCTGACTTTTGTGATTTTGATATGATCGTAATCAAAAAATGCTATCACTGATAAGAACCCGTTGTCTACAAAATGcgagttgaaaattgaactacCACTgctaaaaatgatttcaaaatttctacgaTTAAGTTTAATTCTAGCTCAAGTGCATATTTCTGTATCAGATATTTGTAGATACCcacatgaaaaatttattgggAGCAGgttcgttttttattttactctaggcttaaaaattcatattttatacCTTTTCAGGTGCTATGCTTTCGTTCCGAAACgccacaattttgaaactgcagAGATTTACTGTCATGGTCAGGGATATAGTTTGGCTACAGTAGATTCTGCGATcacttcgaattttttggcttgTAAGCTTTTCAGATCTGACTTCGATATTGAGAAGTTGGGCTGGCATATCGAACatcacggcggccgacaatttccgagctTAGCCACTTACTATAACAGTTAATGGTTAAGTATAGTGAGTGgccaaatttttagttttaaaaaccgGATGCTATACGCTCGGATTCGTCCGATATGCCAACCCTATTGAGgagtttataaaaatttcgattttctttagCTTCCGCCGCAACGGAATTCGGGTCAAATAGCGGACAATTTTGGATAGGATTAtctagaaaaactgaattccAACTATTTTATTGGGATGACGGAACCAATGTGGCATTCACACATTTTGACGCAGGGTTCCCAAATGAACTAAACTACGTggcagaaaatgtgaaaaatgggaGGTGGCAGACCCGGGATGATCAGGATGAGCTGGCATTCGTGTGCTCTTATGATCCTTCACTTACTACCACTACTGCTCCTTCTACTTCTTTACCAACTTCTACTATTTCCACAACCAAACCAACTACTACCACATCTGTCAGAACAACGACGCAGTGGAATGCTGTAACATCTACAACTCTGCAGCAATCTACAAAAAGAACTGGGTGCCCGGACGGGTTCACATATTTTGCGCCAACCCAAAAATGTTACATT
This is a stretch of genomic DNA from Caenorhabditis elegans chromosome V. It encodes these proteins:
- the Y73C8C.3 gene encoding DUF7809 domain-containing protein (Confirmed by transcript evidence), which encodes MHINPTEFFTISPSSLKKLIRNYIPPELLPSEWDCADKNPLKNVQNLIGLSNGKLKMYGSAEELLDSLNTFQRFPGSHELLGFELAETYSSSPQYLKSMKGSTYVYKHDYFVILQGMIPYSPLRRYETEVAMATVATYLKIRESVLKSDCELVPLAQSDLERIKNNIQIVNNSLVNSAFNDLSLLEFENHTIDELFIAFEKLFPSFEDERVYDSLKAVLRKFVEKFPICDNEFKYRTFFSWSGLMILEMMLFLEENSALVLPRSQITDQKCAPIVRIFSDKSNKFIMARELLRAMKQENMNVTTFEEEVLVMPWLSTFTYKQVADRVSKEDLKTIAEFNLFEEFFKSINQYFDSNNGIHFIDLKDVMEIDGRWENFYKTLNISNENSKEVRDVKKTEFTIEDLKDELSYLKIDVSFPEAHEKSEIVLEQFCALKKTITTPDVYEIIEHLLIGCIIRRIPEMEKFIHSQLACSQVLGYHCETCLGAKKVHVSDMKPVEVPKPVKILIETMKVEKIVLETVIKVEENQEPKLAKPKKSKKQQPSEKPIAKTEEKQSNACPKCFRASEYNIKLREDWRLEKIETKHLRKSLKLSQQESEENSQKISEKNEEIEHLRAQVQTTQQELNETIRLQMKQILDHQNALVKKSLQVIERDEEIQLLKGQIQAQQNAIAQQKISIRNLELENRKLMQKKPTQAAETIPQRSTEETEKVQAILFEMLKAQAVLEVESPMNKITKMTSKLIETSLNRENKIIAKREFIYFERQIRGYTKEVENRIKMIKSNQDISSDQIPELRDFPTFSDEFLKAYKDTFKENAPLICAQLLKTSDM
- the clec-210 gene encoding C-type lectin domain-containing protein (Confirmed by transcript evidence), which codes for MISKFLRLSLILAQVHISVSDICRYPHEKFIGSRCYAFVPKRHNFETAEIYCHGQGYSLATVDSAITSNFLASSAATEFGSNSGQFWIGLSRKTEFQLFYWDDGTNVAFTHFDAGFPNELNYVAENVKNGRWQTRDDQDELAFVCSYDPSLTTTTAPSTSLPTSTISTTKPTTTTSVRTTTQWNAVTSTTLQQSTKRTGCPDGFTYFAPTQKCYIVVVYGYDSDYPPVPIDAPFLTKENQRCQKYGTTIATIHSSSVNDFFTDLIKKSFNDSRFATIGLRNTDLKATGGKWQWFDGSSADFLKFGDSFPKTGDYIAQTSAQGFWVTYTHTAANEGVVCSVDF